In Metopolophium dirhodum isolate CAU chromosome 7, ASM1992520v1, whole genome shotgun sequence, one genomic interval encodes:
- the LOC132948830 gene encoding tigger transposable element-derived protein 4-like — translation MASGIKRKALTISDKLNILKKYDEGLAEKKKQKDIANELGIPPSTLRTLLKNRHEIEQSSLLGGSKRQKLKHGKYEELENILLEWFQQARSLNYPINGGIITEKAMEIAARLNLTEFSGSTGWLDRFRSRHSIVYRQISGEAESVNNDDIASWKNNVLPSLLRDYAPDDVYNADEFGLFFKLMPDKSFVFKNETCHGGKLSKERLTVLVCTNSTGTHKLKLVVIGKSRSPRCFKNVRTFPCEYLAQSRAWMTGILFINWIQQLDAFFGKQKRKIILFVDNCPAHPKDIPTTNIKLVFFPPNTTSKLQPLDQGIIKVIKQKYRKKLVQRYLRDMESTNQISTKVNV, via the coding sequence ATGGCTAGTGGTATAAAACGTAAAGCGCTAACGATTTCGGACAAactcaacattttgaaaaagtacGATGAAGGATTggctgagaaaaaaaaacaaaaagatatTGCTAATGAACTGGGGATACCTCCTTCCACTTTAAGAactttattgaaaaacagacaTGAAATAGAACAAAGCAGCTTGTTAGGTGGCAGCAaacgacaaaaattaaaacacgggAAGTATGAAgagttggaaaatattttattggagtGGTTTCAACAAGCTCGTAGTTTAAATTATCCAATAAATGGAGGTATAATCACGGAAAAGGCGATGGAGATTGCCGCACGTCTCAACTTAACCGAATTTAGTGGATCGACTGGTTGGCTGGATAGATTTCGGAGTAGGCATAGCATTGTGTACCGGCAAATATCAGGTGAGGCTGAATCtgttaataatgatgatatagcTTCATGGAAAAATAACGTGTTGCCTTCATTACTGCGTGACTATGCTCCTGACGATGTATACAACGCTGATGAATTCGGATTGTTTTTTAAGCTTATGCCAGATaagtcttttgtttttaaaaatgagacATGCCATGGTGGAAAGTTGAGCAAGGAACGTCTCACGGTTTTAGTATGTACAAATTCTACCGGAACCCATAAATTGAAGTTGGTCGTCATTGGAAAAAGTAGGTCTCCTCGCTGTTTCAAAAATGTTCGTACGTTTCCATGTGAATACCTTGCTCAAAGTCGTGCTTGGATGACAGGAATACTATTCATAAACTGGATTCAACAGCTAGATGCATTTTTCGGTAAACAAAAGAGAAAAATTATTCTATTCGTCGACAATTGTCCGGCTCACCCTAAAGATATCCCTACTACCAATATAAAACTTGTTTTCTTTCCACCAAATACTACATCTAAGTTACAACCCCTAGATCAGGGTATCATTAAAGTGATAAAACAAAAGTACCGAAAAAAGTTAGTTCAGCGGTACTTGAGAGACATGGAGAGTACCAACCAAATTTCAACTAAAGTTAACGTTTAA